Genomic DNA from Nonomuraea rubra:
CATCATGGCGGACTGCCCGTCCAGAACCCGCCTGGTGCCGCAGGTCCGGATCGTCCGGCCCGGCCCGGACCAGTGGGCGCTGACCCCCAGGTCGTCCCTGATCAAGGTGTGCGACACGCACATGCCGATCGACCTCGGCCCGTTCTCCTCCGGCACGCGCCGGGCGAAGCTCAGCATCACCATGCCGAAGGCGTTGAAGTCCGACCCGGGCGAGCAGGCGAAAAAATGGCGGTTCGGCGTCTACGAGTGGACCCCGCCCGCCACCATGCCGCCCGCGCCCTCCCCCGTGCCGCCGCCCCGGTCCTTCGGCGGCACGCCTCCCGAGTTCCGGCTGATCGGCTCGAAGAGCGCCGTCTGGCCGGCGGCCCGCGAGGTGACCGTCACCGTCCCGCCGCCGGGCGGGCAGTGGGCGCTGGTCATCTACTGCGACGGCGGCCTCGCGGGGCGGCTGACCGGCGAGGTCCACGTCAACGGCCGGCGGCAGGACGTGGAGGCCTACTGCCCCGAGCCGCCTTCCGAGCGTGGCGGCGTGGGCTACTCCGTCCTCACCCCGGCGCGGCCAGGTCCTGACGGCAAGGTGACCGTCAAGGTCACCCTGTGGAGCAAGATCTCCGGGTACGAGCGCCGCCCCGGCAACCTGACCGTCGCCGTCTACGACTCCACGCGCTAGCGCGGCGACCAGGATCTGAGCTGGCGGGTCAGGAACCCCCTGATCAGCTGCTTGGCCGCGTCGATCATCTCGGGCGTGCCCTCGGGATCCCGGCGGAAGGCCAGCTTCAGCACGGCGTCGCCCGCCTCGACGGCCACGAGCACGGCCAGGTCGAGCTCGGGGCTGTCGGCCAGCCCGAACTCCTTCAGGAACAGGCCGCGCAGCCGCCCCGCGATCACCGTGTTGTTGTCGGAGTCGGAGTCGAGCAGGTTGAGGTCGACGACGTCGCCGAAGTGCAGGCTCTTGAACCCGGCGACCGTCCTGTGCATGTCCACGTAGATGTCGATGATCGCGTCGACGGCCTCCCACCAGCCGCGATAGTCCTCCTCCAGGAACCTGCGATCGACTCTGCGGACGAACTCCTCGACGTTGCGCCGGGTGAGCTCCTGGGTGATGGCCCGCTTGTCGGGAAAGAACTGGTAGACCGACCCGATGGCCACGCCCGCCCGCTCCGCTATGCGGGTGGTGGACAGGGCCTCGTAGCCGGTCTCGTCGAGAAGCTCGGCACACGCGTCGAGCATGCGCTCGACGCGCCGGGCGCTGCGGCGCTGTGCTGGCTGCCGCCTGAGGGCGTTGGGGTGGACGCACTCGTCGTCCATTTGCGGCGAAGACACGGATTCATCTTCTCCCGTATGGGCGATCCTTACCCGCGAATTTGCTCAACCGGGCCAGCCCGCGCATCGCGCGCGGCGAAATCCGGGACAACGCGTAGCCGATTTTCCCCTCGGCGTTCACGGGGACGAGGGCCTGGTTTCTGTGCACGGCCCGCAGAATGTGCGCGGCCACGCGTTCCGGCGGGTATCCGCGCCGCGCCAGCCCCCGCACGGCGTCCTCGCGCAGGCTGTCCTTCGTGTACGTGGCGTGGCTCGCGATGCCGGTGGAGACGAATCCGGGGCAGATGGCGCTGACCCCGATGCCGTGACCCGCCAGCTCGGCCCTGAGGCAGTCGCTGAGCATCTTCACGGCCGCCTTGGAGGTCGAGTACGCCGGCAGCACCTGGGAGGGCGCGAACGCGGCCAGGGACGCGACGTTGACGATGTGCCCGCCCTGCCCGCGCTCGGCCATGGCGGCGCCGAAGAGCCGGCAGCCGTGGACGACGCCCCACAGGTTGACGTCGATGGTCCTGCGCCAGTCGTCGAGGGTGTGGTCGAGGAACGCGCCCGCGACGGCGATCCCCGCATTGTTCACCACAATATCCGGCACACCATATTCAGAGATGATATTTCGCGAGAAGTCCTCCATATCATCGGCATTCGCCACATCGACCTGCACGCCGTGAGCCGTAATCCGAAGGTCTCTCGCAATACCGTCCGCCACCCGCTTCGCGGCGTCGATATCGATATCCGCGCAGACCACTTCAGCCCCGTGCGCCGCGAACGCCCGCGCCGTCGCCCGCCCGATCCCGGACCCCGCGCCGGTGACCACCACCAGCCGCCCGCCGAACGCCCCGCCCGCCCGTGCCCGCCGCAGCTCCCCGCTCGCGGGCCCGCCCTCCACGTGCTCCACGAACTCGGCGATCATCCCGGCCACGGTCCCGGGCCTGCTCCGGTGCGCCCAGTGCCCGGCCGCGACCCTCCGGTGCCACAGCCTGGGCGCCCACCGCCCCACCGACTCCAGCAGCGCCGGGGTGACGTACGCGTCGCGCGTGGGCTCGATGATCTGCACGGGCAAACCGGGCACGCGCGGATCGAGCCCGGAATCCGGCGGGTTGCGCCGGTAGAGTGCGAGCCCGTTGATCCCGTCCTGGACCAGGGTCGGCGCCGGATGCCCCGGCCGCGGCGCGATGCCGTCGCCGCGCAGGGCGCGCCTCACCAGCCCGGGCAGCACGGACCGCCAGGCCAGCTCGGGCAGCACCGGGAGCCGGAACGCCCCGATGTACCAGGACCTGGCCCGCTGCGCCGCCACGTCGCGCGGCCGTCCGTGGCGCATGAAGTCCGCGACCTGCCGCAGCCCCGGCCCGCCCAGGCTGGTGAACGAGGCCAGCCGGTCCCTGACGCCCGGCCGCCCCAGGGCCTCCCAGCCCTGGAGCGAGCCCCAGTCGTGGCCCACGAGGTGGACCTTGGCCCGCCCGACGGCGTCGAGCACGGCGTCCAGGTCGCCGATCAGCCGGTCGAACCCGTAGTCGCCCCGGTCCGCCGGCGCGGTGGACGCCCCGGCGCCGCGCACGTCGTAACGCACCACGTGGAAGCGGTCGCGCAGGAGCGCCGCCACCTCGTCCCAGACGCGATGCGTGTCGGGGTAGCCGTGCAGGAGCAGCACGGCGGGCCTGCCGGGATCGCCCTCCTCGTACACCGCCAGCCGCACGTCACCGGATTCGACCATCCGCATCGCGACCTCCTATTGGACGAATTGTCCAGTAGAATAGATCGATCAGGGCCGGGCGGCCAGACCCGTGCAGGAGCGCAGTGCCTTCCAGTCGGCCACGGCACTGGTGCGGGCCGACCCGGTCATCGGAATCGGGATACCCCCCTGGATGGTGGCCGGAGTCCACGAATCCTTCAAGATCTTCCGACCGTTGATGGTCAGCGTCAGCACGCCCGTCCTGCCGGTGGTGGCCGGGTTGGAGTTGTAGAAGACGAAGTTGCCCATGCCGTAGTTGACGTAGGCGTCGTCGAGGTACCCGGAGCCGAGCAGGATGTGCGCGTGCCCGCCGACCACCACGTCGGCGCCCGCCTCGACCAGCTTGGGAGCCAGCGAGAGCTGCGCCGGGTTGGGGCACTTCTGCATCTCGGTGCCCCAGTGCAGGTGGACGATCACGGTGTCGGAGTTCTTGCGGGCCTGGCGTACCGCGCGCAGGAGGGCCGGCTCGTTCTTCGCCGAGGCCAGCCCGCCCTGGTCCGCCGTGGCCGTCCACGACTGGATGAACTCCGCGTCCAGCACCTGCGTGGCGCCGATGATCGCCACCCGGTTGCCGTTCACGGTCTTGCGGAAGGGTTTGTAGGCCTGCGCCGCGTTCGCCCCGATCCCCACCACGGGGAACTTGCTGCGCTTGACCGCCGCGAGCGAGTCGGCCAGCCCGGTCTCCATGTAGTCCATGCCGTGGTTGTTGGCCATGGAGGCGACGTCCACCCCGGCGGCCTTGAGCGCCGTCAGCGCGCTCGACGGCGCCCTGAACGTGTACTGCTTGCCGGGCGCGGGCGTCCCACCGGTGGTGATGGCCGTCTCCAGGTTCACCATCGCTAAATCGGCCTTGCGCAGCACGCTCGCGATCGGCCCGAGCGCCGTGCGCGGGTTGTTGAGCCGTGGCCGCAGGATGCCCTCGAAGTGCACGTCCCCGCCGAAGGCGATGGTGAACGGCTTGCGCTCGGGGGTCGGCTTCGCCGTCTCCTCCTCAGGCTGGTCGGGAGAGGCGGCCACCTCCTTGCTCTGGAGCTCGCGCTCGGGCGCCGCCGAGCACGCGGCCAGTAATCCGACGACAGCGATCACCGGGAGGGCACGGGGGAATCTCATCTGCCGCCACTTCCGCTCGAAACCTGTCTTACAGGGATCGAGCATGCCATGTGGGACGGACTACCGCGCAGGCTCCCCAATGCTCATCAACCTGGACATAGCCAGTCGAGTCCTGTCATCCATCGGGGTGTAGACGATCAGCCGGATCTCCGGCACCGCCGTCAGGCTCGTCGTGCTGAAGCGCAGCCCGCCGAGCTCCCGGTGCTTGTAGCGCTTCACCCTGGGCCCCGGATCGGCCACGTCCTGCCGGGCCCACAACCGGGCGAACTCGGCGCTCTCCACGCTGAGCCGGCGGACGAAGTCCTGCCAGCACGGCGAGTCGGCGTGCCGGCTGTAGGCGCCCCTGAAGACGGCCACCGCCCGCGCCAGCTCGTGGTCGCGGTCGACCAGCCGCGTCACGGGCACCGGGTACAGGCAGACGTGCCAGAGCGAGTTGCGCTCCCCCTCCGGCGCCCCGACCAGCTCGGGGAAGAGCGCCGCGTACGCGTCGTTCCAGGCCAGCACGTCGCACCGGCTGTTGGACACGCAGGCCGGCAGGTCGCCGAGCCGGTCGAGTATCCCCTGCATCTCGGGCGTCACCTGGCCGGAGTCCACGGGGACCGGGTCGGCCGCCTGCCCGGCCAGCCGGTAGAGGTGGTGGCGCTCCGCGCTGTCGAGCTTGAGCGTGCGGGAGATCGCGTCGAGCACCTGCGGGCTGGCGTTGATCGGCCGCCCCTGCTCCAGCCAGGTGTACCAGGTGACCCCCACCCCGGCGAGCTGGGCGACCTCCTCGCGGCGCAGCCCGGGCGTCCGCCTGCGCGGGCCGGGCGCGAGATCGACCATCTCCGGGGTGATCCGCTCCCGCCGCGAGCGCAGGAACGCCGACAGGTCGGTACGTCTTGCCTCAGCCACCGTCATTTCTCCACTATGGGGGCACACGGGGTGCTTATCCAGTTAGCACCAGTACCAGTATAAATGGGCTCTCGTTACTGGTACCAGGATGGCGGCAGACTGAGCAGCATGTCGCAAACTGCCGCTTTCTCCCCTCCTGTGAACACCCAGACACAGGAAGCCGTTCCCAAGCCCAGCGGCCTGCTCCTGGCGATCATCCTCGTGGGGCAGTTCCTGGCGATCCTGAACGTCAACATCGTGAACGTGGCCACCCCCACCATCGAGGCCGACCTGAACGCGTCGGGGGCCGGGCTGCAGATGATCGTCGCGGGCTACACCATCGTCTACGCCGTCTTGCTGATCACTGGGGCCAGGGTCGGTGACTTGTTCGGCTATCGCAAGGCGTTCCTGGGCGGGCTCGCCGTTTTCACCATCACCACGCTCGCCGCGGGCCTGGCGCCCGCGACGGGCTGGCTGGTGGCCTCCCGGCTGCTGCAGGGCGCCGGGGCCGCGATGATGATGCCGCAGGTGCTGACGTTGATCCAGCGCAACTATCACGGCGCCGCCAGGGGCCGGGCGATCGGCCTGTGGTCGCTGGTGATCAGCGGTGGCATCGTGGTGGGCCAGGCGCTCGGCGGGATCCTGCTGGGGCTCGGCCTGGGCTGGCGGCTCGTGTTCCTGACGCTGGTCCCGATCGGGGCGCTGCTGCTGGTGGCCGGGCTCCGGGTGCTGCCCGCCGACGAGGGCGGCGGCCGTACCGGGCTCGACCCGCTCGGCCTGGCGACCCTGTCGGCCGCCGTGCTGCTGTTCGTGGTGCCGCTGGTGCTCGGCCGCGACCTCGGCTGGCCGGTGTGGGGCTGGGTCTCGATGGGGCTGAGCGTGGTGACGTTCGCCGCGTTCGTCCGCATCGAGCGGTGGGTGACCGCGCGGGGCGGGCGCCCGCTGGTGGACGCGCGGGTGCTGCGCGCGCCCGGCATGCGGCCGGGGCTGGCGATCCTGCTGTTCGGGCCGGCCACGTGGGGGGCGTTCCTGTTCACCTCCGCCCTGCACCTGCAGGGCGACCTACACCTGTCGCCGCTGGCCTCCGGCATGATGCTGGTGCCCTGCGCCCTCGCGTTCGGCCTGGTCGGGCTGGCCTGGCCGCGCCTGCCCGTACGGCTGCAGCGCCCGCTGGTGCCGTTCGGCTACGTGGTGGCCGCCCCCGCCTACGTCGGGCTCGGCCTCGCCTCCGGCGGCGGCCTCGGCTACGCCCTGATGAGCGCCCTCATCGGCGCCGGCCTCGGCGTGCAGGTCGCGGTGACGAACATGGCCACCGAGCAGGTGGACGACGCGTACGCGGCGGACGCCAGCGGCGCCCTGCTCACCGTGATGCAGCTCGGCCAGGTCATCGGCGTCTCCACCGTGGGCACGCTGTTCATCTCCCTGGACGCGAGCGCCACCGCCTCGGCCTCCGCGTCGCTGACCACGTCCCTGGCCATGGCGGCCCTGGCCGTGCTCGCCGGGGTGAGCTCCCTGTTCCTCGTCCGGCGCCGGGTTCCGGCCGTCGCCTAGAGTTGGATGGCTCCTTAATCTCGCCGACACCGCCCGCGGGCACGCCGCGGGCGCGCCATCAGATGAGGTCGGTGAGGCCGGCGACGGCCGCCACCACGGAAAGTGCCAGGACCACGGTGCCGCCGAGCACCTGCGCCAGGGTCTGCGGCCAGACCTTGGCCCGGAACCAGCCCCAGGCCCGTCGCGGCCACCCGGGCCCGCCACTGTTCGGCTTCCGGCCACGGCAGTGGGGCCGGATCACGCCGATCACCTCCTCCACCAGGTCCTGCGGCACCCTGCCGCTCTCGATGACGTCGATGGTCGGCTGCCGGGTGTCGAGCAGCACGCGGATCCGCAGTTCGTAGCCCTCGTCGGCCACGACCGTCTCCACGCGGAACGACTGGTGGGGAGCGGCGTCGAGCACCCGCCCGACCTTGGGGAGCACTTGGTTCAGCCTCTTGCGATCACTGATCCGGTATCGCCGAGAGTGCCTCTTCGACTCGAATAACGGCATGGCTTGTCTCTCCTGGAACTGCCGACTACGGGGAGCAGGCCAGGAACGCGCAGGTGTGCCAGGGCACGCTCGCGCCGCGTCCGCGCAGGACGAGCGCAGTTGCGTGAGCTGGACAGGCGATGCCACAATGTAAATGATCTATGCCCACCGAAAGGTCGGGTCATTGTGACAGAGCGCATTCACAGCCTCTGTTGAACGGCTCTGGGAAGTTGCTGCAACAACTGCCCAGAGCCGTTTGTCATGAGCTGGCGGCGAGGGTGGCCAGGTCGAACTGGTGATCTTGAACGCCTGCCACAAAGGCAGCCCACTCCGACGGCGTGAATACCAGGACCGGCCCATCCTGTTGCTTGCTGTCACGCAGCGCGACGTTGCCATCCGTCAGAGGTGCAACCTCGACGCATGCCGTTGCGCCGTTGCAGTAGCTGGCCTTGCGCCAGGCCGCCTTCGTGATGTCGTTGTGCATGTTTATCCCTAGGCTCCGTTGCCTTGTATTGAGGTACCGGGGTCGTCACCGCCGCCAGAGCATGGCCTTGCGCTGGATGAGCACCCGTGACTCGTCCTCGTCCAGAGCTTCCGACCGCATGTGGTCGAAGGCCGTCTCGTAACCGGCCACCCGCTCGAGGTCTTCGACGAAGTGAGCAGAATAAAGCTGCTCCAGGTACACCACATCATCGAATTCCGCGAACTTGAGATGAATGAACGCACCGGTGTTGACCGGGTGAAGCGAGTCCAATGGTAGGACCTGAACGCTGACGTGTGACAGTAGGGACACCTCCAAGAGATGTTCCATTTGCTCACACATGACCGAGGGCTCCCCAAAACGGCGCATAAGTGCCGCTTCGTCCAGAATGACGCTCATTCGGCAGGGATCGGCTCTGTGCAGGACCCGCTCCTGCCGGTCGAGCCGTGCCTCGACCCTGCTGCGGACACCGCTGTGCGTGATGCGCGCGATACCCCGCGTGGCGAGGATGACCTCCCGGGCATAGTCCTCGGTCTGCAGGAGACCCGGCACAGCCTGGGGTTCCCAGTTGCGCTGGTGGACGGCCTCCGCCTCCAAGCCGAGGAATCTTGTGTACTCCTCAGGGAGGGTGTCCTCGTAATCTTCCCACCACCCGCGCTGTTCCGCATCACGCAACAGGCCCACGAGCTCGTCAAGTTTGTCGCCGTCGACGCGGTACAGCTTCGCCATGGACTTGATGTCCTCGGCGGACGGCATGGTCTTGGCGGCCTCGATGCGGCTCACCTTGCTCGCCGACCAGCCGAGCTCTCTGGCGGCCTTGGCCCCGGTGAAGTTTCGCCGCTCGCGGAGGAGGCGTAGCTCCTGCCCCAGCCGGAGGCGCCGTACTGTTGGACTGCCCTGCTGCGATGGCACCGTCCACCCTCCTTCTCAGGAATGAAGGTGTAGCCGGAAGGGACCGTTTGGAGCCCGGCTTTTTGGGCCGTTCGCCCAATCTTACACTGCAAGTTGCATGAGTTGTGCCGCACAGCCTTGCCAGAAGGCTTTCATGGGTACAGCGTAGGGGCAAGGACAAGCTCCGCGAACAGGTCTGATACTGGGGAGATCTTCCGCCTTCCATCGGACGCATGATGCTTGTCGTGCAAGTTGCATCGCAAGAAGCAAAGAAAAGTAAATCTTCCCTTGCTGGAAGACTTGCAGCAACGACGACTGCAAGGGACGATCAGAACCAGGAGGGTTCTCGAGTCGCAGAGGAGGCCGGCATGACGACACGGCCCGGCGCACGAGAGCTTCCGCCCACCGTCGCGTGCCCGTACGAGGGCCGCATCTCCGGCAGCGTCGCCGTCCCCGAAACGAACATCCGCCACAGGGAGGCCACTTGCCGGAAGGATTCAGTCATCGTCTGAACAACGCAGCGCGACTTCGCTCATTCGAGCACGAAAAAAGCCGGGCCGAGGCTGGTCACCGAGCGCCGCATCTGGGCTGCCACCCTGCGGCGAAACTCGGTCACCAGCCGTCGGACCGGCAAGAAGCCACCTCTAAATGCCGCGAAAGGGGTCTTCTTATGTACTCACAAGGTACCAAGGGGGTCGGCCGAATCAAGTCCTGGATCCAGGATCTCATCGCGTCCGCCGACTACGAAATCTGCGTGGAGCCCGACGAGTTCGCCTACCGGGTGGGCTGGACCGTCACCAAGACGGGATTCGGCTCCCGCCGGTACCGCGACCCACGGTTCGACCAGCTCCGCCAGCCCAGCAAGGTGATCGAGGAGGTGTCGTGACATGCCGAGGAACCCACGCAACCAGCTGTACCCTGCCAGCGAGGACCTCCCCGCCGCGCGCGGCGGCTCGCTGCCGGCCAGGCTCTGGCGGGCGCGCACCGAGCTGCTGCTGCTCGCCGGCCTGGCGCTGCTCGTCACGGCCCTGCTGAGCGCCGCGCACGCGGGCCGGTGGGTGCCCTTCGTCCTGGTGGCCGGCGCCGTCTCGGTGCCCGCCGCCACCAGGTTCGGCCGCAACTGGGTCGTGGCCCACTTCTGGTGCGTCGTCTCCAGGCACCGCCTGCAGCGGACCTGCCTGGAGACCACCATGCACACCAGGGCGGGCCGCATCCCGCTGGTGCTCTGGATCACCCCGACGACCACCGGCGAGAAGGCGCTGATCCTGGTACGGGCGGGCGTCAGCGCCGAGGCGTTCGAGGCGTACAGCGAGGAGATCGCGGCGGCCTGCTGGGCCCGCAGCGTGAACGTCTACCGGCACCGCACGCGCGCCCAGCTCCTCATCGTCGAGATCGTCAGGCGGGACGAGGTGCCAGGGGCGACCTCTCCCGGGCTGGACCGCCTGTACGGGCACAGATCGTGGATCCCGCTGAGATCCGAGCTCGAGGAGCCGCCTGATCTGGCGACACTGCCGCACGCGGCATGAAGACCTAGGGAACGGGGCCGTCCCTAGGGGTGCAAGCCCCGGAGACCGCGGGGGCTCCGGGGCTTCCCCATGCGCCCGGTCCGCGCGAAGATGAGTTCATCTGGCGAACTCAGGAGTCGTGATGACGTCGACCGTCCACCGGACCTGTCCCCTGTGCGAGGCCGTCTGCGGCCTGACCCTCACCCTCGACGACGGCGGGCACGTCACCAGTGTCCGGGGCGACAAGGACGATCCGTTCAGCAAGGGGTTCATCTGCCCGAAGGGAGCCAGCCTCGGCCGGCTCGACGAGGACCCCGACCGGCTGCGCAAGCCGCTGATCAGGGAGGGCGAGCTCTGGCGCGAGGTCGGCTGGGACGAGGCGTTCACCGCCGTGAAGGCCGGCCTCGACCGCCTCGCGGACCGCCGCTCCATCGCCGTCTACCTCGGCAACCCCAACGCCCACACCATGGCCGGCGCCCTGTACGCCGCCCCGCTGATCAAGGCGCTCGGCACCCGCAACGTCTTCTCCGCCAGCACCGCCGACCAGATGCCCAAGCACGTGGCCAGCGGGCTCATGTTCGGCCATCCGCTGGCCATCCCGGTGCCCGACCTGGACAGGACCGACTACCTGCTGATGCTGGGCGCCAACCCGCTGGAGTCCAACGGCTCCCTGTGCACCGCGCCCGACTTCCCCGGCAGGCTCAAGGCCCTGCGCGGGCGCGGCGGCCGGCTGGTCGTGGTGGATCCGCGCCGCACGCGCACCGCCGCGCTGGGCGACGAGCACGTCTTCATCCGCCCGGGCACGGACGCGTACCTGCTGTTCGGCATCGTGCACACGCTGTTCGCCGAGGACCTGGCCAGGCCGCGGCACGAGGTCAACGGGCTGGCCGAGGTGCGCGAGGCGGCCAAGCACTTCCCGCCCGAGTCCGTGGCCAGGCGCACCGGGGTGCCCGCCGAGACGATCACGCGGCTGGCCAGGGAGCTGGCGGCGGCGCCCACGGCCGCCGTCTACGCCAGGATCGGCACGTGCACGGCCGAGTTCGGCACGCTGGCCCAGTGGCTGGTGGACGTGCTGAACGTGCTCACCGGCAACCTCGACAGGCCCGGTGGTGCCATGTTCCCCAAGCCCGCGACCGAGTTCGCGGGGCGGCGCAGGCCGTACGTGGTGGGGCGGTGGAAGAGCCGCGTCAGGGGCCTGCCCGAGGCGAACGGCGAGCTGCCCGTGGCCACGCTGGCCGACGAGATCGAGACGCCGGGCGAGGGGCAGGTCAGGTTCCTGCTGACGATCGCGGGCAACCCGGTGCTGTCGGCGCCGCACGGCGCCCGGCTGGACACCGCGTTCGCCGGGCTCGACTTCATGGTGAGCGTGGACCCGTACCTGAACGAGACCACCAGGCACGCGAACGTCATCCTGCCGCCGCCGCGGGTCCTGCAGTCGGGGCACTACGACTTCGCGCTGCTCGGGTTCGCCGTGCGCAACTACGCGCGGTACTCGCCGCCGCTGCTGCCGCTGGACGAGCGGCCGTCGGAGGCCCAGATCCTCGCCAGGCTGGCCATGATCGCCTCCGGGCTGGAGGGCGACCTCGACGCGTTCGTCATCGACGACATGTTGGGCAAGGCGACGCAGACGCCCGGCTCGGGGATCGAGGGGCGGGACGTGGCGGAGCTGCGCGACCTGCTGGACGGCGAGACGGGCAGCGAGCGGCGGCTCGACCTCATGCTCAGGCTCGGCCCGTACGGCGAGTGGGCCGGCAAGGGCGACCTGTCGCTGCGCAAGCTGCTCGACAACCCGCACGGCCTCGACCTGGGCGCGCTGGAGCCCCGCCTGGACGAGGTGCTCAAGACGGCCTCGGGCCTGGTCGAGCTGGCACCGCCGCAGCTCATGGAGGACGTGGAACGGCTGCGCGGCAAGCTGGAGGAGGAGCCGCCGGAGATCGTCCTCATCGGGCGGCGGCACCTGCGCTCCAACAACAGCTGGATGCACAACGTCGGCCCGCTGGTCGGCGGCAGCAACACGTGCACGCTGCAGATCCACCCCTCGGACGCGGACAGGCTGGGCCTGGCCGGCGAGGCCGTGGTGCGCTCGGCGAAGGGCCAGGTCACCGTGCCCGTCGAGCAGACCGACACGATCATGCCTGGCGTCGTCAGCCTGCCTCACGGATGGGGGCACGCGGGCAGCGCCCAGAACGTGGCGGCCGAGCATCCCGGTGTCAACGTCAACACGCTCACCGACGAGACGACCATAGACGTTCCGAGTGGTAACGCAGTGTTCAACGGAGTTCCGGTCACGATTTCACCAACCGGGGTGATCATCGCACATTAGGGTGTCGCGCGTGACTATCGCGCCAGAAGAGGACCGCCTGAACGCCCAGATCGCCTTCGCCATCGAGATCGACAAGTTGAAGCGGATCATCCGCCGCAACCATCTCATCGACGGCTCGCGGCGGGAGAACTCCGCCGAGCACTCCTGGTACGTGGGCACGCTGGCGATGGTCCTCGGAGAGCATGCCCCACCCGGAACGGACCTCCAACGGGTGGTGGCCATGCTGTTGGTGCACGACCTGGTGGAGATCGACGCCGGCGACACGTTCGTCTACGACGCGGTGGCGGTCGAGGCCCAGGCCGAGGCCGAGCGGGCCGCCGCCGACCGGATCTTCGGCCTGCTGCCGGACGAGCAGGGGGTGTGGCTGCGGGAGCTGTGGGACGAGTTCGAGGCCAGGAAGACGCCGGAGGCGAGGTTCGCCAAGGCGCTCGACCGCTTCGCCCCGATTCTGGCCAACCACCACACCGAGGGCGGCACGTGGCCGCTGTTCAAGGTGACGGCCGCGGAGGTC
This window encodes:
- a CDS encoding HD domain-containing protein, which translates into the protein MSRVTIAPEEDRLNAQIAFAIEIDKLKRIIRRNHLIDGSRRENSAEHSWYVGTLAMVLGEHAPPGTDLQRVVAMLLVHDLVEIDAGDTFVYDAVAVEAQAEAERAAADRIFGLLPDEQGVWLRELWDEFEARKTPEARFAKALDRFAPILANHHTEGGTWPLFKVTAAEVREKVRIIEEGSPSLGAYALELVELSVARGHLSE
- a CDS encoding molybdopterin-dependent oxidoreductase yields the protein MTSTVHRTCPLCEAVCGLTLTLDDGGHVTSVRGDKDDPFSKGFICPKGASLGRLDEDPDRLRKPLIREGELWREVGWDEAFTAVKAGLDRLADRRSIAVYLGNPNAHTMAGALYAAPLIKALGTRNVFSASTADQMPKHVASGLMFGHPLAIPVPDLDRTDYLLMLGANPLESNGSLCTAPDFPGRLKALRGRGGRLVVVDPRRTRTAALGDEHVFIRPGTDAYLLFGIVHTLFAEDLARPRHEVNGLAEVREAAKHFPPESVARRTGVPAETITRLARELAAAPTAAVYARIGTCTAEFGTLAQWLVDVLNVLTGNLDRPGGAMFPKPATEFAGRRRPYVVGRWKSRVRGLPEANGELPVATLADEIETPGEGQVRFLLTIAGNPVLSAPHGARLDTAFAGLDFMVSVDPYLNETTRHANVILPPPRVLQSGHYDFALLGFAVRNYARYSPPLLPLDERPSEAQILARLAMIASGLEGDLDAFVIDDMLGKATQTPGSGIEGRDVAELRDLLDGETGSERRLDLMLRLGPYGEWAGKGDLSLRKLLDNPHGLDLGALEPRLDEVLKTASGLVELAPPQLMEDVERLRGKLEEEPPEIVLIGRRHLRSNNSWMHNVGPLVGGSNTCTLQIHPSDADRLGLAGEAVVRSAKGQVTVPVEQTDTIMPGVVSLPHGWGHAGSAQNVAAEHPGVNVNTLTDETTIDVPSGNAVFNGVPVTISPTGVIIAH